The Aeromicrobium yanjiei DNA segment GCGAGCTCAGGTCCGAGGATCGACCGGTCGGTCAGGGTGTGGCAGTAGAGCTCGCCGGCGGCGCGCTCGGGCAGCAGGCCGGAAGCGGCGCGGGCGTACGCGGCCTCGAGCTCGCTCATCGACTCGCCGACGTGGAACGTGCCGGCGAACGCGACCGCCGGGTCGATCCCGGACGTCAACCGTGGCAGGCGCGAGACCAGCAGGTTGATCTTGAACTGGGAGCCGGACGGCTTGGGTGGCGGGGGATCGCCGAGCAGGCGCGCCAGCACGTACGGGGCGACGCCGCTGAGCAGCCAGTCCGCGGTGACCGTGAAGCCCTCGCCGCGTGCGGTGACCCCGTCGTCGCGGGTCTCGACCGAGGTGACCTCGGCGTCCGTGCGGATGTCGACGCCAGTCTCCCGCGCGACCCGCTCGAGCTCGCCGGTCACGGCACCCATGCCGCCGACGGGGACCCGCCACTCGCCGGTGCCGTTGCCGATCAGGTGGTACAGGAAGCACCGGTTCTGGACCAGGGACCGGTCGTGCAGCGACGCGAACGTGCCGATCAGCGCGTCCGTGCCGACGACGCCGCGGACCAGGTCGTGGGAGAAGCGACGCTCGATCGCGGTGCCGATGGGCTCGTCGACCAGATCCGTCCAGATCGCCATCTCGACCTGGTCGCGGAGCTCCCCGATGTGTGGCAGGGGCGACAGCAGCGTGGGCGCGATGGCGTCGGCCACGGTCTCGACCTCGGCGTAGAAGCGCCGCCAGGCGTCCAGCTCCTCGTCCGAGCCGGTCACGGCGCGGAACGACTCCTCGGTGGCCGGTCCCGGCACGGTCTCGACCAGCAGGCCACCGCCCTCGTACGGGGAGTACGACGCGGTGTCCCGGGACCGCAGCTCGAGCCGCAGGCCCAGGTCGTCGATCAGCTGCTGGGGCATCAGGCTCACGAGGTAGGAGTAGCGCGACAACCGTGCGTCCACCCCCTCGAACGGTCGTGCGCTGACTGCGGCGCCACCGACGTGGGGCAGGCGCTCCAGCACCGTGACGTCCCGGCCCGCCCGTGCGAGATAGATCGAGGCGACCAGGGCGTTGTGCCCGCCTCCGACGATGACGACGTCCGTGGACGTCGTGTGGTCATCCGACATGCTTCAGGGCCTCTCTCCTGGTCAGTGCACTCATGGTGTCGGAGTGCGAGTCCACGAACGCGCGAACCCAGTCCGGGTCCACCCGGGCATGGTCCCGCAGCGCCCAGCCGATCGCCTTGCGAAGGAAGAAGCGGCCGTCGTCGAGACTGGGCTCGATCACCTCCGCCAGCAGCTCGACGTCGGTTCGCTCGCGTCGTCCGAGCTGGCTGATGATCGCGAGGCGCCGCAGCCACATGTCGTCATCGGTGCTCCACGCCCGCACGATGGCGGCCGTCTCGGTCGGGTGGGTGTCGTGCAGGGCCGCCACGTGGTGGGCCAGCTCGTCCACGTGATCCCACCAGGCCCCTGTCGTGGCCAGGTGGGCGTAGAGCGGCACGAGGTCGAGCTCGCCGGCCGCGATCGGTCGGCGCAGCAGGGAAGCGGCGGCGTAGCGCTCCTCGCGGAACGCCGCGTGGTCCCACAGCTCGCGGACAGCCCGGGTGAGGTCGTCGAGCGTCTGCGGGGGGTGCGCGCGAGCGGCAGCAGCGGTGACCCTGCGGACGGTCGGTCGTGGAATGCCGAGGAAGGGCATCGCCGACTTCATGTACGCCTGCATCTGCGGTGCGCGGACGGGATCGGCCGCACCGCGCAGCCCTGCCCTGATCGCGTCGACGAGGGCGGCTGCGCTCATGGGGAGATCGTACGGGACCGCTTGCAGGTAGTTGAATGTTGAACTACTCTGGTGTCTCGACCAAGGGAGAAGACCATGCCTGCTGTGAACGTGACCGACTGGACCGTCCTGCCCCGGGTGGCCCCGGGACCCACGCAGCGGGAGGACCGTGCGCCCCTCAGCGTCAGCACGGCTCCCGTCGGCTACGAGGGCGAGGGCTTCCCGGTGCGTCGCGCCTTCGCAGGCGTCGACCCGGCCCGGCTCGATCCGTTCATCCACATGGACCAGATGGGCGAGGTCGACTATGCGCCGGGGGAGCCCAAGGGGACGCCGTGGCACCCGCACCGTGGCTTCGAGACGGTGACCTACATGATCGACGGCGTCATGGACCACCAGGACACCCACGGGGGAGGCGGGTCGATCACCGACGGCGACACCCAGTGGATGACCGCCGGCAGCGGGCTGCTCCACATCGAGACGCCTCCCGAGTGGCTCGTCACCAGCGGCGGACTGTTCCACGGCCTGCAGCTGTGGGTCAACCTCCCGCGGGCCGACAAGTGGTTGCCGCCGCACTACCAGGACATCCGCGGCGGCGACGTGGGCCTGGCGTCCAGCCCGGACGCCGGTGCCCTGCTGCGGGTCATCGCGGGTGAGGTCGACGGCGTCTCGGGACCGGGCTCGACCCACACCCCGATGGCGATGGTGCACGCGACGCTCCTGCCGGGTGCGGAGATGACCGTCCCGTGGCGCACCGACTTCAACGCGCTGGTCTACGTCATGGCCGGATCCGGACACGTGGGGCACGAGCGACGTCCGGTCCGGTCCGGACAGCTGGCCGTCCTCGGCCACGGCGAGACGATCACGGTCGGCGCCGACCAGCAGCAGGACGGCCGCACACCCGCCCTGGAGGTCGTCCTCCTCGGTGGGCTGCCGATCCGCGAGCCCATCGCCTGGGCCGGGCCGTTCGTCATGAACACCAAGGCCGAGGTCGTGCAGGCGTTCGAGGACTTCCGCAAGGGGCGTCTCGGCACCATCCCGACGGTTCCGCACGCGGACCTTCGCGGGGAGATGCTGCAGGACTAGCGGGTCAGGCGTCTTCCCGCTCGACCGCGGGGCTGTGGTCGGAGGCGACCCCGCGGGCTGCGGCCTCGCTGACCGACTGTCCCAGCCACGCCGAGACCTCCCAGCCGAGCCTGCTCGAGCCCTCGACCACGACGATGCCGGTGTTGACGACGTAGTGCGTGCTGACGAACTCCAGGTCGACGTTGAGGGTCCGGGTGGCGCACCACGCGCGGATGATCGCCCCGTGGCTGACCAGCGCCACGGTGCCCACTCCCAAGGCCTCGGCCTCGGCGACGACCTCGTCGAACCGGGCGATGACCTCCTCGCCGGTCTCGGCGCCGGGCATGCGGACGTCCAGGTGCCCGCCGCACCAGGTCAGCAACGTCGAGACGTACTGGTGCACGGACTCCGCGTCGGTGTTGCCCTCGACGTCGCCGGCCGAGATCTCCCGCAGCCCCGGGCGGACGATCGGCTCGATGCCGCGGGCCGCGGCGAGGGGAGCGGCCGTCAGGTGCGTCCGCACCATCGACGAGACGAAGATGGCGTCGATCGTGTCGCCCGACAAGGCATCGACGAGCTCTTCGGCCTGCTCCTGGCCGAGGTCGGTGAGTCCCGGCCCGGGGACCGTCGACTCGAGGACACCGGCGACGTTGGCGGGGGTCTGCCCGTGACGGATCAGGATGAGGCGCATGCCCTGAGCGTACGGATAGGGTCGGCGGCATGGCGAAGTATGTGGGCGCGATCGACCAGGGCACGACCAGCACACGGTTCATGATCTTCGACCACGACGGCCACGAGGTCGCTCGTCATCAGCTCGAGCACGAGCAGATCCTGCCGCGGGCCGGGTGGGTCGAGCACGATCCGCACGAGATCTGGGAGGCGACGCAGGACGTCGTCGAGGCTGCGCTCGGCCGCGCCGGCATCACGGCCGACGACCTGGTCGCGATCGGCGTCACCAACCAACGCGAGACCACGGTCGTGTGGGACCGGCGCACGGGCGAGCCCTACTACAACGCGATCGTGTGGCAGGACACCCGCACGGACACCGTCGTCTCGGCGCTCGACAAGACCGATGCGGGACGGCTGATCCACGAGCGCGCCGGTCTGCCGCCCGCGCCCTACTTCGCGGGCAGCAAGATCCAGTGGATCCTGGGCAATGTCGACGGCGTCCGCTCCGATGCCGAGGCGGGCCACGCGATCTTCGGCACGATCGACAGCTGGCTGATCTGGTGGCTGACCGGCGGCCCCGACGGCGGTCTGCACATGACGGACGTGACCAACGCCAGCCGCACGATGCTGATGGACCTCGAGACGCTCGAGTGGGACGACGAGCTGCTCGCGCTGTTCGACGTCCCGCGGTCGATGCTTCCCGAGATCCGGTCGTCCTCCGAGGTGTACGGGTCGACCACTGCTGACGGCCCGTTCGGCGGCGAGGTGTCCATCGCCGGCGACCTGGGCGACCAGCACGCAGCTCTTGTCGGCCAGGTGTGCTTCCAGCCCGGCGAGCTCAAGAACACCTACGGCACCGGCAACTTCCTGGTGCTGAACACCGGCACCGACATCGTCCGGTCCGACAACGGACTCCTGACGACGCTGGCGTACAAGCTGGGCGATGCGCCGGCCGTGTACGCCCTGGAGGGCTCGATCGCCGTCACCGGCTCGGCGATCCAGTGGCTGCGCGACCAGCTGGGCCTCATCAAGGCCGCCGCCGAGACCGAGGGGTTGGCGGCGAGCGTGGACGACAACGGCGGCGTGTACTTCGTGCCGGCGTTCTCGGGCCTGTTCGCACCGTACTGGCGCTCCGACGCCCGTGGGGTCATCGTGGGCCTGTCGCGCTACAACACCGTCGCGCACATCGCGCGGGCCGCGCTGGAGGCGATCTGCTACCAGAGCCGTGACGTCGTCGACGCGATGATCGCCGACGCCGACCTGGACCTGGAGATCCTGCGGGTCGACGGGGGAGTGACCGCCAACGACCTGTGCATGCAGATCCAGGCCGACATCCTGGGCGTCCC contains these protein-coding regions:
- a CDS encoding phytoene desaturase family protein — encoded protein: MSDDHTTSTDVVIVGGGHNALVASIYLARAGRDVTVLERLPHVGGAAVSARPFEGVDARLSRYSYLVSLMPQQLIDDLGLRLELRSRDTASYSPYEGGGLLVETVPGPATEESFRAVTGSDEELDAWRRFYAEVETVADAIAPTLLSPLPHIGELRDQVEMAIWTDLVDEPIGTAIERRFSHDLVRGVVGTDALIGTFASLHDRSLVQNRCFLYHLIGNGTGEWRVPVGGMGAVTGELERVARETGVDIRTDAEVTSVETRDDGVTARGEGFTVTADWLLSGVAPYVLARLLGDPPPPKPSGSQFKINLLVSRLPRLTSGIDPAVAFAGTFHVGESMSELEAAYARAASGLLPERAAGELYCHTLTDRSILGPELAATEAQTLTYFGLHTPYEVLPDDAAAELAYAQVIAALDEHLAEPIEPLIIGVEHKTPAQIESALGMPGGHIFHGDLQWPWLEEDEKARHPGEKWGVATRHPRVLLCGSGARRGGAVSGIGGHNAAHAVLDYKLRQVP
- a CDS encoding DNA alkylation repair protein, with protein sequence MSAAALVDAIRAGLRGAADPVRAPQMQAYMKSAMPFLGIPRPTVRRVTAAAARAHPPQTLDDLTRAVRELWDHAAFREERYAAASLLRRPIAAGELDLVPLYAHLATTGAWWDHVDELAHHVAALHDTHPTETAAIVRAWSTDDDMWLRRLAIISQLGRRERTDVELLAEVIEPSLDDGRFFLRKAIGWALRDHARVDPDWVRAFVDSHSDTMSALTRREALKHVG
- a CDS encoding pirin family protein, translating into MPAVNVTDWTVLPRVAPGPTQREDRAPLSVSTAPVGYEGEGFPVRRAFAGVDPARLDPFIHMDQMGEVDYAPGEPKGTPWHPHRGFETVTYMIDGVMDHQDTHGGGGSITDGDTQWMTAGSGLLHIETPPEWLVTSGGLFHGLQLWVNLPRADKWLPPHYQDIRGGDVGLASSPDAGALLRVIAGEVDGVSGPGSTHTPMAMVHATLLPGAEMTVPWRTDFNALVYVMAGSGHVGHERRPVRSGQLAVLGHGETITVGADQQQDGRTPALEVVLLGGLPIREPIAWAGPFVMNTKAEVVQAFEDFRKGRLGTIPTVPHADLRGEMLQD
- a CDS encoding histidine phosphatase family protein, which encodes MRLILIRHGQTPANVAGVLESTVPGPGLTDLGQEQAEELVDALSGDTIDAIFVSSMVRTHLTAAPLAAARGIEPIVRPGLREISAGDVEGNTDAESVHQYVSTLLTWCGGHLDVRMPGAETGEEVIARFDEVVAEAEALGVGTVALVSHGAIIRAWCATRTLNVDLEFVSTHYVVNTGIVVVEGSSRLGWEVSAWLGQSVSEAAARGVASDHSPAVEREDA
- the glpK gene encoding glycerol kinase GlpK encodes the protein MAKYVGAIDQGTTSTRFMIFDHDGHEVARHQLEHEQILPRAGWVEHDPHEIWEATQDVVEAALGRAGITADDLVAIGVTNQRETTVVWDRRTGEPYYNAIVWQDTRTDTVVSALDKTDAGRLIHERAGLPPAPYFAGSKIQWILGNVDGVRSDAEAGHAIFGTIDSWLIWWLTGGPDGGLHMTDVTNASRTMLMDLETLEWDDELLALFDVPRSMLPEIRSSSEVYGSTTADGPFGGEVSIAGDLGDQHAALVGQVCFQPGELKNTYGTGNFLVLNTGTDIVRSDNGLLTTLAYKLGDAPAVYALEGSIAVTGSAIQWLRDQLGLIKAAAETEGLAASVDDNGGVYFVPAFSGLFAPYWRSDARGVIVGLSRYNTVAHIARAALEAICYQSRDVVDAMIADADLDLEILRVDGGVTANDLCMQIQADILGVPVSRPVVAETTALGAAYAAGLATGFWSSTDELVANWNESMRWESTSTQEQRDTGHAQWKKAVDRTLGWVDLG